A window of Candidatus Polarisedimenticolia bacterium contains these coding sequences:
- a CDS encoding BatD family protein, translating to MKRLAAWAAVAGAWLAIATPAALAQDISVRARVDRARVGEGGQVILTVDIAGPTLGEVAAPDVSGLVDFDIVGGPMPSSRFQWINGRTSATKSFAYALRPRSTGTRTIPALGLLVGGRTYRTQPIDIEVVPGGAGPSPPQGGSPPGPGVGGRPGRPGGTQRPPTEPEAAPRVWVAAEVDTRTAYVGQQVTLRVLLDTQTEILNLGTKDAPTFPGFWAEEIKLPENLELRRIQRDAEAYNEYTLMKRALFPTGSGPLVIPPMTYQVQVRRRSQDPIESFFFTPTETLTRRTEPITLHVQPLPATSRPDDFTGAVGAFSLSVIADRNESRVNDAIGLKVKIAGEGNLNAVNALPLPELSDFKQFAPKVSMSTAVVGDRLRSEKVWDYVLIPLAPGTQTIPPVRFSFFDPRAGAYRAVASAAVPIQVARGGEGTGGGPGTAVAQSDVRQLRRDIHFIKQAPDGLKDRSRPFYRTPLFAVLLLLPVAADLGVFVVARTRDAQRASVGQRRRRRARSLALRRLKEARRRGSHSSARAFYAEVASALSEYVAAKFDIPAAGLTHDRIEELLAGRGVPEDARRAFHRCLEACDYARFAPASSGAEEMRRTVADAEEIVARLERTLGA from the coding sequence ATGAAGCGGCTTGCCGCGTGGGCGGCGGTGGCCGGCGCGTGGCTCGCCATCGCGACCCCGGCCGCCCTGGCGCAGGACATCAGCGTCCGCGCGCGCGTCGACCGGGCGCGCGTGGGGGAGGGCGGCCAGGTCATCCTCACGGTCGATATCGCGGGCCCGACCCTGGGCGAAGTCGCTGCGCCCGATGTGTCGGGCCTGGTCGATTTCGACATCGTCGGCGGCCCGATGCCCTCGTCGCGGTTCCAGTGGATCAACGGCAGGACCTCCGCGACCAAGTCGTTCGCCTACGCCCTCCGCCCGCGCTCGACCGGGACCCGGACGATCCCCGCCCTGGGGCTTCTGGTGGGCGGCCGGACCTATCGCACCCAGCCGATCGACATCGAGGTGGTTCCGGGAGGCGCCGGCCCCTCGCCTCCGCAGGGCGGCTCCCCTCCGGGACCCGGCGTGGGGGGGCGGCCTGGGCGGCCCGGCGGCACGCAGCGGCCGCCGACGGAGCCCGAGGCCGCCCCGCGCGTGTGGGTGGCCGCCGAGGTGGACACGCGGACCGCGTACGTCGGACAGCAGGTGACGCTGCGCGTCCTGCTCGACACCCAGACGGAAATCCTCAACCTGGGGACCAAGGATGCGCCGACCTTCCCCGGCTTCTGGGCGGAGGAGATCAAGCTGCCCGAGAACCTCGAGCTGCGGCGCATCCAGCGCGACGCGGAGGCCTACAACGAGTACACCCTGATGAAGCGGGCGCTCTTTCCGACCGGGAGCGGCCCCCTCGTGATCCCGCCGATGACCTATCAGGTGCAGGTGCGGCGGCGCAGCCAGGACCCGATCGAATCGTTCTTCTTCACCCCGACCGAGACCCTGACCCGCCGCACCGAGCCGATCACCCTTCACGTGCAGCCGCTCCCGGCCACGTCCCGGCCGGACGACTTCACCGGCGCGGTCGGGGCCTTTTCGTTGAGCGTGATCGCCGATCGCAACGAGTCGCGGGTCAACGACGCCATCGGGTTGAAGGTCAAGATAGCCGGTGAGGGGAACCTGAACGCGGTGAACGCCCTGCCGCTCCCCGAGCTGAGCGACTTCAAGCAGTTCGCCCCGAAGGTCTCGATGTCGACGGCGGTCGTGGGCGACCGGCTGCGCAGCGAGAAGGTCTGGGATTACGTCCTGATCCCGCTGGCGCCGGGGACCCAGACCATCCCGCCGGTGCGCTTTTCGTTTTTCGATCCGAGGGCCGGCGCCTATCGCGCCGTCGCGAGCGCGGCCGTCCCGATCCAGGTGGCCCGTGGGGGAGAGGGGACCGGCGGCGGCCCGGGCACGGCGGTGGCTCAGAGCGACGTGCGCCAGCTGCGGAGGGACATCCATTTCATCAAGCAGGCGCCGGACGGGCTCAAGGACCGGTCCCGGCCGTTCTACCGCACCCCCCTGTTCGCCGTGCTCCTGCTCCTGCCGGTGGCCGCGGACCTGGGTGTCTTCGTGGTGGCGCGGACGCGCGACGCCCAGCGGGCCAGCGTGGGCCAGAGGCGCCGCCGGCGCGCCCGCTCCCTGGCCCTGAGGCGGTTGAAGGAGGCCAGACGGAGGGGAAGCCACTCGAGCGCGAGGGCGTTCTACGCCGAAGTCGCCAGCGCCCTCAGCGAGTACGTGGCCGCCAAGTTCGACATCCCTGCCGCCGGACTGACCCACGACCGGATCGAGGAGCTCCTCGCCGGACGGGGAGTGCCGGAAGACGCCCGCAGGGCATTCCACCGCTGCCTGGAGGCCTGTGACTACGCGCGCTTCGCTCCCGCCTCCTCGGGCGCCGAGGAGATGCGGCGCACGGTCGCCGACGCCGAGGAGATCGTGGCGCGGCTCGAGCGGACGCTCGGCGCATGA
- a CDS encoding tetratricopeptide repeat protein: MRPPALAITLLILACGVTTAHASTARELFEKGNGAYEQGRYEEAAAAYEKILGYGVIDPRVLYNLGNAHFKMGRLGAAILNYERALRLDPADRDVRDNLEYARGLIRDRVAEAEIPYPVQVVRSFIDGLPADLLTVLFLIVLYAAAGLLGLLPLTESYGARRALGYGAACAALATVVIGTALGYSIDQKTAGRAIVMEDKVDVLSGPAADNTVLFTVHEGARLELRNRRDGWYQVSLPNAMSGWVPSAAVEKV; this comes from the coding sequence ATGAGGCCCCCCGCTCTTGCCATCACGCTCCTGATCCTCGCCTGCGGCGTGACCACGGCGCATGCCTCGACGGCGCGGGAGCTGTTCGAGAAGGGCAATGGAGCCTACGAGCAGGGCCGCTATGAGGAGGCGGCGGCGGCCTACGAGAAGATCCTGGGATACGGAGTGATCGATCCGCGCGTGTTGTACAACCTGGGCAATGCCCATTTCAAGATGGGGCGACTCGGGGCGGCCATCCTCAACTACGAACGCGCCCTGCGTCTCGACCCCGCCGACCGGGACGTGCGCGACAACCTCGAGTACGCCCGCGGCCTCATCAGGGACCGGGTCGCGGAAGCGGAGATCCCGTACCCGGTGCAGGTGGTGAGGAGCTTCATCGATGGCCTTCCGGCCGATCTGCTGACCGTGCTGTTCCTGATCGTCCTCTACGCCGCGGCGGGGCTTCTCGGCCTGCTGCCGCTCACGGAGTCGTACGGGGCGCGGCGGGCGCTCGGCTATGGCGCCGCGTGCGCCGCCCTCGCGACCGTCGTCATCGGCACGGCCCTCGGTTACAGCATCGATCAGAAAACCGCGGGGCGCGCGATCGTGATGGAGGACAAGGTCGACGTCCTGAGCGGGCCCGCGGCCGACAACACCGTCCTGTTCACCGTCCACGAAGGGGCGAGGCTGGAGCTGAGGAACCGGCGCGACGGCTGGTACCAGGTCAGCCTGCCGAACGCCATGAGCGGCTGGGTTCCGTCGGCGGCGGTGGAGAAGGTGTGA
- the hemW gene encoding radical SAM family heme chaperone HemW: MIGLYVHVPYCSVRCSYCDFYLVTTRGRDLGAFVDGLCGEIAAVGPPLRGREADTVHFGGGTPSLLTVDALDRVLHALRASFVIAGEPEITLEVNPEDVSDARLEGWHALGVNRLSIGVQSLDDPLLEQMRRPHDARRALAAVAAARRSAVRSIGVDLILGLPGQTTAGTLEGVARVLDLGVDHVSLYALEVHERTALGRAIALGRRAAMGDDALAALSDAAADLLAAGGLAQYEISNFARPGHRSRHNLKYWTDEEYVGFGPSAHSYAGGARWSNPARLDDYIAGRGAALGRVDEDPSRVHRASEALLAGLRLVDGVDLGFLQARYGTDFKRPGGRTLDDMEGAGLLESRGDRLRLTRRGRLVSNEVLAQLI; the protein is encoded by the coding sequence GTGATCGGCCTCTACGTCCACGTCCCCTACTGCAGCGTGCGCTGCTCCTATTGCGACTTCTACCTGGTCACGACGCGCGGGCGCGATCTGGGGGCCTTCGTGGACGGCCTGTGCGGAGAGATCGCCGCGGTCGGCCCGCCGCTTCGCGGCCGGGAGGCCGACACGGTTCATTTCGGGGGCGGCACGCCATCGCTCCTGACCGTCGACGCGCTCGACCGGGTGCTTCACGCCCTCCGCGCCTCGTTCGTGATCGCCGGGGAGCCTGAAATCACCCTGGAGGTCAATCCCGAGGACGTGTCCGATGCGCGGCTCGAGGGCTGGCACGCGCTCGGGGTCAACCGGCTGTCGATTGGCGTGCAGTCCCTGGACGACCCCCTCCTGGAACAGATGCGCCGGCCGCATGACGCGCGCCGCGCGCTGGCTGCGGTGGCGGCGGCGCGACGCTCCGCGGTGCGCAGCATCGGGGTGGATCTGATCCTGGGCCTCCCGGGCCAGACGACCGCCGGGACCCTGGAGGGGGTGGCGCGAGTCCTCGATCTCGGCGTGGACCATGTTTCCCTCTACGCCCTCGAGGTGCACGAGCGGACCGCCCTGGGGAGGGCGATCGCGCTGGGGCGGCGCGCGGCGATGGGGGACGACGCGCTGGCGGCGCTCTCCGACGCGGCCGCCGACCTGCTCGCGGCTGGGGGGCTCGCGCAGTACGAGATCTCCAACTTCGCCCGTCCCGGCCACCGGAGCCGGCACAACCTCAAGTATTGGACGGACGAGGAGTACGTCGGTTTCGGTCCGTCGGCGCACTCGTATGCGGGGGGCGCCCGCTGGTCGAATCCCGCACGACTGGACGACTACATCGCCGGGAGGGGCGCGGCCCTCGGCCGGGTGGACGAGGATCCCTCGCGCGTGCACCGCGCCTCCGAGGCGCTCCTCGCGGGCCTGCGGCTCGTGGACGGCGTGGACCTCGGTTTTCTGCAGGCGCGCTACGGGACCGACTTCAAGCGGCCGGGCGGGAGGACCCTCGACGACATGGAAGGGGCCGGCCTTCTGGAGAGCCGTGGCGATCGACTGCGGCTCACCCGCCGGGGCCGCTTGGTCTCGAACGAAGTCCTGGCGCAGCTCATCTAG
- a CDS encoding sulfatase: MLTLRLLAPAALLLAACHSSAPRPDILLITVDTLRADRLGCYGYARATSPNIDRLAARGVLFERAFTTLPRTTQSVASIMTGRYPKVHGARGLFASLSPANLTVAEILREDGYDTAAFSSNLFLRPGRGFEQGFDRYDNPPQRWEGNSSAAISRAAVEWLRSRPTDRPFFLWVHYLDPHWTYQPPPPFDRRFDPDFAGPFTLYDDLESNRITKGQVIFENRLPPRQVEHVKALYDGEIAQSDAAIGELLEALRGTGTRPLLTVFTSDHGESLGEHDYHFAHGEFLYQDTLRIPLIFALSGSLAAGTRADALAENVDVAPTLLALAGISRMQGVDGRPLLVAGAATGTGSGVRFAPAPGRRVVFAESDYQLIHPENPRFFIPGPAGRWSSAFDGRYKLIQIPKPGGAFLEMYDLERDPTESRNLVQEGRESGIRVRLLGELQRFVDYGTGEQGAPRDIDPEELQRLRSLGYVN; encoded by the coding sequence ATGTTGACACTGCGGCTTCTGGCGCCTGCGGCCTTGCTCCTGGCCGCTTGTCATTCCAGCGCCCCCAGGCCGGATATCCTCCTGATCACCGTCGACACGCTGCGCGCCGACCGCCTCGGCTGTTACGGCTACGCCCGGGCCACCTCTCCGAACATCGATCGTCTGGCGGCGCGCGGCGTCCTGTTCGAGCGCGCATTCACCACCCTCCCCCGCACCACCCAGTCCGTGGCCTCGATCATGACCGGCCGATACCCCAAGGTGCATGGAGCACGCGGGCTCTTTGCGTCCCTGTCGCCGGCCAATCTCACCGTGGCGGAGATCCTGCGGGAGGACGGGTACGACACCGCCGCATTCTCCTCCAACCTCTTCCTGCGCCCCGGACGCGGTTTCGAGCAGGGGTTTGACCGTTACGACAACCCGCCGCAGCGCTGGGAGGGGAACTCGTCCGCCGCCATCAGCCGGGCGGCGGTCGAATGGCTGCGCTCGCGCCCGACCGATCGTCCCTTCTTTCTCTGGGTGCACTACCTCGATCCCCACTGGACCTACCAGCCTCCTCCCCCGTTCGACCGCCGGTTCGACCCGGACTTCGCGGGCCCCTTCACGCTGTACGACGATCTCGAGTCGAACCGGATCACCAAGGGGCAGGTGATCTTCGAGAACCGTCTGCCACCCCGCCAGGTCGAGCACGTCAAGGCGCTGTACGACGGCGAGATCGCCCAGTCCGACGCGGCCATCGGCGAGCTTCTCGAGGCCCTCCGGGGAACCGGGACGCGGCCCCTCCTGACCGTCTTCACCTCCGATCACGGTGAGAGCCTGGGCGAGCACGACTACCATTTCGCCCACGGAGAGTTCCTGTATCAGGACACGCTGCGCATCCCGTTGATCTTCGCCCTGTCCGGGAGCCTCGCCGCCGGGACCCGCGCGGACGCCCTGGCCGAGAACGTCGATGTCGCCCCGACCCTCCTCGCCCTCGCCGGGATCAGCCGGATGCAGGGGGTGGACGGACGGCCGCTCCTGGTAGCCGGCGCGGCGACGGGGACCGGCAGCGGGGTCCGATTCGCCCCTGCCCCGGGACGGAGGGTCGTGTTCGCCGAGAGCGATTACCAGCTCATCCACCCGGAAAACCCCCGTTTCTTCATTCCGGGGCCCGCGGGCAGGTGGTCGTCGGCGTTCGACGGCCGCTACAAGCTGATCCAGATTCCAAAGCCCGGGGGCGCCTTCCTGGAGATGTACGATCTGGAGCGGGATCCGACCGAATCGCGCAACCTGGTCCAGGAAGGAAGGGAGTCCGGGATCCGCGTGCGGCTCCTCGGCGAGCTGCAGCGCTTCGTCGACTATGGGACGGGCGAACAGGGCGCGCCGCGCGACATCGATCCGGAGGAGCTCCAGAGGCTCCGCTCGCTCGGCTACGTCAACTGA